A single genomic interval of Bacillus smithii harbors:
- a CDS encoding ABC transporter ATP-binding protein, producing MSILEVKHLEKIYEGKVAYKALNNIHFSVEKGEFVGIMGPSGSGKTTLLNVIATIDRPTAGEIFINGKNPHTLSRKEMALFRRHELGFVFQHFNLLDTLTVEENIVLPLTLDGVSVREMKKRLEVVSEKLGIQSILKKRTYEISGGQQQRTAIARAIIHKPSLILADEPTGNLDSKSSKDVMEMLTKINEQDGATCLMVTHDAVAASYCHRVIFIKDGQLYNEIYRGDNRQTFFQKIIDMLSLLGGDSRELSTVRL from the coding sequence ATGTCGATTTTAGAAGTGAAACATTTGGAAAAAATTTATGAGGGCAAGGTGGCCTATAAAGCATTAAATAATATCCATTTTTCTGTTGAAAAAGGCGAATTTGTTGGCATTATGGGGCCGTCTGGAAGCGGGAAAACCACTCTTTTAAATGTGATCGCCACTATTGATCGCCCTACAGCGGGTGAAATTTTCATCAATGGGAAAAATCCCCACACTTTAAGTCGAAAGGAGATGGCGCTGTTTCGAAGACATGAGCTTGGTTTTGTGTTTCAACACTTTAACTTGCTCGATACTTTAACTGTTGAGGAAAATATAGTACTGCCGCTAACCCTTGACGGCGTCAGTGTACGTGAAATGAAAAAAAGACTTGAGGTCGTTAGTGAGAAGCTAGGAATCCAATCTATTTTAAAGAAGAGAACGTATGAAATATCAGGTGGTCAACAGCAGCGAACAGCGATTGCCCGTGCCATCATTCACAAACCTTCTTTGATTTTGGCTGATGAACCGACAGGAAACTTAGATTCGAAGTCTTCCAAAGATGTAATGGAAATGCTGACAAAGATCAATGAACAGGATGGCGCTACTTGTTTGATGGTGACGCATGATGCTGTGGCCGCCAGCTATTGTCATCGCGTGATTTTTATTAAAGATGGACAACTTTATAATGAAATTTACCGCGGCGATAACCGCCAAACTTTTTTCCAAAAAATTATCGATATGCTTTCTTTATTAGGGGGTGACAGTCGTGAACTTTCCACAGTTCGTCTATAG